The proteins below come from a single Campylobacter sp. CCUG 57310 genomic window:
- the uvrB gene encoding excinuclease ABC subunit UvrB codes for MTNFEISSKFSPSPDQAKAIKNIVKSINSGSNYQTLLGVTGSGKTFTMANVIKELNMPTLVMTHNKSLAAQLYSEFKGFFPRNHVEYFISYYDYYQPEAYIPRQDLFIEKDSSVNEELERMRLSATASLLSFDDVICVASVSANYGLGNPSEYQGMVLYLKTGDTLNQRKLLSKLVDMGYKRNDAYFDRGDFRVNGDVVDVYPAYYHDEALRIEFFGDEIDEMYHFDVLDNKKTKSVTKFTLYATSQFVVGEDRLKIAIKQIEAELDERLKEFNAEGKLVESQRLKQRVEFDLEMLSSTGMCKGVENYARHLTGQKPGETPYTLFDYFEVSGKDYLVIIDESHVSLPQFRGMYAGDRSRKETLVEYGFRLPSALDNRPLKFDEFISKRAKFLFVSATPNELELDLSKGRIYEQILRPTGLLDPQIEIKDSDNQVEILFDEAKRVIERDERVLVTVLTKKMAEELSRYYTELGIKVKYMHSDIDAIERNEIIRGLRSGDFDMLIGINLLREGLDLPEVSLIAIMDADKEGFLRSTTSLIQTMGRAARNVNGRVLMFAKKITRSMQEAMDTTLARRKLQDEYNKKHGITPRSASRNIEESLKVEDEGEIYRQGENLEKMPAAERTKIVKELRKQMLEAASKLEFEKAAALRDEIAKLRKI; via the coding sequence ATGACAAATTTTGAAATTTCATCCAAATTTAGCCCAAGTCCTGATCAAGCTAAGGCTATCAAAAACATAGTAAAATCGATAAATTCAGGCTCAAACTACCAGACTTTGCTTGGCGTAACGGGCTCCGGTAAGACTTTTACGATGGCAAACGTGATAAAAGAGCTAAATATGCCAACCCTTGTCATGACTCACAACAAATCTCTAGCGGCGCAACTTTATAGCGAATTTAAGGGGTTTTTCCCGCGTAATCATGTAGAGTACTTTATCAGCTACTACGACTACTATCAGCCAGAAGCTTATATCCCGCGCCAAGACTTGTTTATAGAAAAAGATAGCTCCGTAAACGAAGAGCTTGAGCGCATGAGACTGTCGGCTACTGCGAGTCTATTAAGCTTTGATGATGTGATATGCGTAGCTTCGGTGTCTGCAAACTACGGCTTAGGAAATCCAAGCGAATATCAAGGCATGGTGCTGTATCTAAAAACAGGCGACACGCTAAATCAGCGCAAACTGCTTAGTAAGCTCGTGGATATGGGCTACAAGCGAAACGATGCCTACTTCGACCGTGGCGACTTTCGCGTAAACGGCGACGTGGTCGATGTCTATCCTGCGTATTATCACGACGAGGCGCTTAGGATAGAGTTTTTCGGCGATGAGATCGATGAGATGTATCACTTCGACGTGCTGGATAATAAAAAAACTAAAAGCGTGACGAAATTTACGCTTTATGCTACAAGCCAGTTTGTGGTGGGTGAAGATAGGCTAAAAATCGCTATAAAGCAGATAGAAGCCGAGCTTGATGAAAGGCTTAAGGAATTTAACGCCGAGGGCAAGCTGGTGGAGTCTCAAAGGCTAAAGCAGAGGGTTGAGTTTGACCTTGAGATGCTAAGCTCGACAGGCATGTGCAAAGGAGTTGAGAACTATGCGCGACATCTTACGGGGCAAAAGCCGGGCGAGACGCCTTATACGTTGTTTGATTATTTTGAAGTTAGCGGTAAAGACTATCTCGTGATAATCGATGAAAGCCACGTGAGCTTGCCGCAGTTTCGCGGAATGTATGCAGGCGATAGAAGCCGCAAGGAGACACTTGTGGAATATGGTTTTCGCCTGCCTTCAGCGCTTGATAACCGTCCTTTGAAATTTGATGAGTTTATCTCCAAAAGAGCGAAATTTCTCTTTGTATCGGCAACTCCAAACGAGCTTGAGCTAGATCTTAGCAAAGGGCGTATTTATGAGCAAATTTTACGTCCTACGGGCTTGCTTGATCCGCAAATAGAAATAAAAGATAGCGACAATCAGGTTGAAATTTTGTTTGATGAGGCAAAGCGAGTGATAGAGCGTGATGAGCGCGTTTTGGTAACGGTGCTAACTAAAAAGATGGCCGAAGAGCTAAGCCGCTACTACACCGAGCTTGGTATCAAGGTGAAATATATGCACTCGGATATCGACGCAATAGAGCGAAACGAGATCATAAGAGGGCTTAGAAGCGGGGATTTTGACATGCTAATAGGCATAAATTTGCTTCGCGAGGGGCTTGACCTGCCAGAAGTTAGCCTTATAGCGATAATGGATGCCGATAAAGAGGGCTTTTTGCGCTCTACTACGAGCTTAATCCAAACAATGGGACGAGCGGCTAGAAACGTAAACGGACGCGTGCTGATGTTTGCAAAAAAGATCACGCGCTCTATGCAAGAAGCTATGGATACGACCTTAGCGCGCAGGAAGCTGCAAGATGAGTACAACAAAAAGCATGGCATCACTCCGCGCTCTGCAAGTAGAAATATCGAAGAGAGTTTAAAAGTCGAAGATGAAGGTGAAATTTATCGCCAAGGCGAAAATCTAGAAAAGATGCCTGCTGCCGAGCGCACTAAAATAGTAAAAGAGCTAAGAAAGCAGATGCTTGAAGCCGCAAGCAAGCTTGAGTTTGAAAAGGCGGCTGCGCTTAGAGACGAGATAGCAAAGCTAAGAAAGATATAA
- a CDS encoding type II secretion system protein, whose product MRKGFTMIELIFVIVILGILAAVAIPRLAATRDDAEISKTATNITTVLGDLTSYYTSQGQFADNFPAMTAVSVPVKAKSNDCLLITQPATDAQELSVEIKEDGLCAQVWALPSLKEVKKSITDNNSKIKVGGQGVKYQ is encoded by the coding sequence ATGAGAAAAGGTTTTACAATGATTGAGTTGATCTTCGTGATCGTTATACTAGGTATTTTGGCTGCTGTAGCTATCCCAAGACTAGCTGCAACAAGAGATGACGCAGAAATTTCAAAAACTGCTACAAACATTACAACAGTACTAGGTGATTTAACATCTTATTATACTTCTCAAGGACAATTTGCAGATAATTTTCCTGCTATGACTGCTGTTTCTGTGCCTGTTAAAGCTAAATCTAATGATTGTTTACTTATAACTCAACCAGCAACAGATGCTCAAGAATTATCTGTAGAAATTAAAGAAGATGGGTTATGTGCTCAAGTATGGGCTCTTCCAAGCTTAAAAGAAGTAAAAAAATCTATAACAGACAATAACAGTAAGATTAAAGTTGGCGGTCAAGGCGTTAAATATCAATAA
- a CDS encoding type II secretion system protein → MRKGFTIIELVFVIVILGILAIVAIVKLNATRDDAEISKTATNIVVLINDLTSYYTVKNEFLTTISKMSNVSNPVKAKDEICFTVLTPAASSKDIEVVIGNKGLCSKVWELPSLKEIKEKIEINSNKIIVGGQAVKY, encoded by the coding sequence ATGCGTAAAGGTTTTACTATAATTGAGTTGGTCTTTGTTATTGTTATTTTAGGAATTTTAGCTATTGTTGCTATAGTAAAGTTAAACGCAACTAGAGATGATGCGGAAATTTCAAAAACTGCTACAAATATTGTAGTTTTGATTAATGATTTAACATCTTATTACACTGTTAAAAACGAATTCTTAACAACTATTTCAAAAATGTCAAATGTATCAAATCCTGTGAAAGCTAAAGATGAGATATGTTTTACAGTATTAACTCCTGCTGCATCCAGTAAAGATATAGAAGTTGTTATAGGAAATAAAGGATTATGTTCTAAAGTGTGGGAGTTACCAAGCCTTAAAGAAATCAAAGAGAAAATAGAAATCAATTCTAATAAAATTATAGTCGGCGGACAGGCTGTCAAATACTGA
- a CDS encoding prepilin-type N-terminal cleavage/methylation domain-containing protein → MKRAFTMVELVFVIVVIGILAGIAAPRLFATRDDAIITKARSDIASIKSAVVNFRNTNMLQGKFEYPNLEGSNNDVLFEAVLQNGIVPNSKSGWDLSGNDYKFNLAGSSITFTYDKTTGTFDCAEADKKKDLCNQLTK, encoded by the coding sequence ATGAAACGTGCATTTACAATGGTTGAACTTGTTTTTGTTATAGTTGTTATAGGAATTTTAGCAGGTATTGCCGCACCAAGGCTTTTTGCAACTAGAGATGATGCCATCATAACAAAAGCAAGATCTGATATCGCCTCTATAAAAAGTGCGGTAGTTAATTTTAGAAATACAAACATGCTACAAGGAAAATTTGAATACCCTAATCTTGAAGGAAGCAACAACGATGTTCTTTTTGAAGCTGTTTTGCAAAATGGCATAGTTCCAAACTCTAAGTCCGGTTGGGATTTATCAGGAAATGACTATAAATTCAACTTGGCAGGAAGTAGTATAACTTTTACATACGATAAAACCACAGGCACTTTTGATTGTGCCGAAGCGGATAAGAAAAAAGATCTTTGCAACCAGCTCACTAAATAA
- a CDS encoding primosomal protein N', with translation MHYYEILLSGLILEPLTYHSGEIIKPYTQVRLKLKNKTTLGYVLRDTQKPNFKTSEILEILPGRLTQIQIELLNFISHYYISNLSVASNLFISFDESGQQLNQNHKFDKEPNLSKDQNIALKFAKEHKTSLLFGDTGSGKSEIYISLIREHLNNGKQVLFLMPEISLTPQMQKRLSEYFGDKFALWHSKITPKNRKEALAKFMSGEIKLIAGARSALFLPFTDLSLIIVDEEHDDSYKSAQNPHYNARDLALVLANKFDIKVLLGSATPSLTSFYKQPNFRLKGTFFKSDKSFIYDESQTAVSETILNELKASLENGKQAVVLLPTRANFKYLVCKDCFGTIKCPFCSVGMSFYKKRNALKCQYCGFMTPVLKTCDKCGSEMIEAKKLGTDELINLLKDALPSARIAKFDRDEITTQKKLENSLKAFNAGEIDVLVGTQMLSKGHDYHNVDLAVVMGVDELLNFPDFRARERVLALAMQVAGRAGRSGAGRVVIQSLQREFFEKFVQDYDSFLKEEMGARKELYPPFVRLLRAVIANKNEKTAKEILDECVNELKNFQIKEPNLQIVGHGKCAIEILSQKYRFEILLRSSLHIPLIKAGKICLKFSFDVDMDPLNFS, from the coding sequence ATGCACTACTATGAAATTTTGTTAAGCGGTCTAATTTTAGAACCGCTTACTTATCATAGTGGCGAAATCATAAAGCCTTACACTCAAGTAAGGCTAAAATTAAAAAACAAAACAACTCTTGGCTATGTTTTAAGAGATACTCAAAAACCAAATTTTAAAACATCTGAAATTTTAGAAATTTTACCAGGTAGGCTAACTCAAATCCAAATCGAACTTTTAAATTTTATCTCTCATTACTATATCTCAAATTTATCGGTTGCTTCAAATTTATTTATCTCGTTTGATGAGAGTGGGCAACAACTAAATCAAAATCATAAATTCGATAAAGAGCCAAATTTAAGTAAGGATCAAAATATAGCTTTGAAATTTGCTAAAGAGCATAAAACTAGCCTTCTTTTTGGCGATACGGGAAGTGGAAAGAGTGAAATTTATATATCATTAATCCGAGAGCATTTAAACAATGGAAAGCAAGTTTTATTTCTCATGCCTGAAATTTCACTCACTCCGCAAATGCAAAAAAGATTAAGCGAATATTTTGGCGATAAATTTGCTCTTTGGCACTCTAAGATAACGCCTAAAAATCGCAAAGAAGCTTTAGCTAAATTTATGAGTGGCGAGATAAAGCTCATCGCAGGTGCCAGATCGGCTCTGTTTTTACCTTTTACCGACCTATCACTTATAATAGTAGATGAGGAGCATGACGATAGCTACAAATCAGCGCAAAATCCACATTATAACGCAAGGGATTTGGCATTAGTTTTGGCAAATAAATTTGATATAAAAGTGCTTCTTGGCTCAGCTACTCCGAGCTTAACTAGCTTTTATAAGCAGCCAAATTTTAGACTCAAAGGCACATTTTTTAAAAGCGATAAAAGCTTTATCTATGATGAGAGCCAAACTGCAGTTAGCGAGACTATCCTAAATGAGCTTAAAGCTAGTCTTGAAAATGGTAAACAAGCTGTCGTGCTTCTACCTACAAGAGCAAATTTTAAATATCTTGTTTGCAAGGATTGTTTTGGCACTATAAAATGTCCGTTTTGTAGTGTCGGAATGAGTTTTTATAAGAAGCGTAATGCGCTTAAGTGTCAGTATTGCGGATTTATGACACCTGTACTAAAAACTTGTGACAAATGTGGTAGCGAGATGATAGAGGCAAAAAAGCTTGGCACCGATGAGCTAATAAATTTGCTTAAAGACGCACTTCCAAGCGCTCGCATAGCCAAATTTGATAGAGATGAGATAACCACGCAAAAAAAGCTAGAAAATAGTCTCAAAGCCTTTAACGCAGGCGAGATAGATGTCCTTGTAGGCACTCAAATGCTTAGCAAAGGACATGACTATCACAATGTTGATCTAGCAGTTGTAATGGGCGTTGATGAGCTTTTAAATTTTCCTGATTTTCGTGCGCGTGAGCGGGTGCTTGCACTTGCTATGCAGGTTGCTGGCAGGGCTGGCAGGAGTGGAGCGGGCAGAGTCGTGATACAAAGCTTGCAAAGAGAGTTTTTTGAGAAATTTGTGCAGGATTATGATAGCTTTTTAAAAGAGGAGATGGGCGCACGCAAAGAACTTTATCCGCCATTTGTTAGGCTTTTAAGAGCTGTCATCGCGAATAAAAATGAAAAAACCGCTAAAGAAATTTTAGATGAGTGTGTAAATGAGCTTAAAAATTTTCAAATCAAAGAGCCAAATTTGCAGATAGTAGGACACGGAAAATGCGCGATAGAAATTCTCTCGCAAAAATATCGCTTTGAAATTTTGCTTCGCTCTAGCTTGCATATTCCACTTATAAAAGCGGGTAAAATTTGCTTAAAATTCAGCTTTGATGTCGATATGGATCCGCTTAACTTCTCTTGA
- the ispG gene encoding flavodoxin-dependent (E)-4-hydroxy-3-methylbut-2-enyl-diphosphate synthase, with the protein MQRYPTRQIKIRDVLIGGDAPISVQSMTFSKTKDIKGTLEQINRLYFAGCDIVRCAVLDKEDASALKQIVEQSPLPVVADIHFNYRYALIVSEFVDAVRINPGNIGSKERIKAVVEACKQRNLPIRIGVNSGSLEEQFENKFGRTVEAMVASAMYNINLLEDFDFTDIKISLKSSDVERTMAAYRALRPKVDYPFHLGVTEAGTTFHATIKSAIALGGLLLEGIGDTMRVSITGELEEEIKVAKAILKDSGRQKEGLNIISCPTCGRLQSDLMAAIKIVEEKTKHIKEPLNVSVMGCVVNAIGEAKGADVAIAFGKESGLIMRRGEVVARLKEHELVDRFLLELDEEIKSRS; encoded by the coding sequence TTGCAAAGATATCCAACCAGACAGATAAAAATTCGCGATGTTTTAATTGGTGGCGATGCTCCTATATCGGTGCAGTCGATGACTTTTTCAAAGACAAAAGATATAAAAGGCACGCTAGAGCAGATAAATAGGCTGTATTTTGCGGGATGTGATATAGTCCGCTGCGCCGTGCTTGACAAAGAGGATGCGAGCGCTTTGAAGCAGATAGTGGAACAAAGCCCGCTTCCCGTGGTTGCCGACATTCATTTTAACTACCGATATGCGCTCATAGTGAGCGAATTTGTCGATGCGGTGCGGATAAATCCGGGCAATATCGGCTCAAAAGAGCGGATAAAAGCTGTCGTTGAAGCGTGCAAGCAGCGAAATTTACCTATCAGAATAGGCGTAAATTCAGGCTCGCTTGAAGAGCAGTTTGAGAACAAATTCGGACGAACCGTTGAAGCGATGGTCGCAAGTGCGATGTATAATATAAATTTGCTTGAGGATTTTGACTTCACAGACATTAAAATTTCGCTTAAATCAAGTGATGTAGAGCGCACGATGGCAGCTTACCGCGCTCTTCGTCCAAAGGTTGATTATCCGTTTCACTTAGGCGTTACGGAGGCGGGCACAACCTTTCATGCGACCATAAAATCGGCTATCGCGCTTGGCGGGCTTTTGCTCGAAGGTATCGGCGATACGATGAGAGTAAGTATCACGGGCGAGCTTGAAGAAGAGATAAAGGTCGCAAAAGCGATTTTAAAAGATAGCGGAAGGCAAAAAGAGGGATTAAATATCATCTCTTGCCCTACCTGTGGGAGGCTTCAAAGCGATCTAATGGCGGCGATTAAGATAGTCGAGGAAAAGACAAAGCATATCAAAGAGCCGCTTAACGTCTCTGTTATGGGCTGTGTGGTAAATGCGATAGGCGAGGCTAAGGGTGCTGATGTGGCCATAGCTTTTGGCAAGGAAAGCGGGCTTATAATGCGACGCGGAGAGGTCGTTGCAAGGCTGAAAGAGCATGAGCTTGTGGATAGATTTCTTTTGGAACTTGACGAGGAGATAAAGTCTCGTAGTTGA
- a CDS encoding replicative DNA helicase yields MHNLYDLDMERAILSSIIYSSENLAEIFDIISAGDFYLKGHCDVYTAMVECMNADLPIETSFLKTKLANKFDEEILANIIGTNSILDIKKYATELREKSIKRSLVKIAHQIPNKVSEDKPSRDMVDELSQSFYSLVEGSAAGVIKDSKEIIVDVLAHLEKQKLLEDKDIVGIDTGFRQLNEMTKGFKNGDLIIIAARPGMGKTTICLNLMNHVLGRGNGVVFFSLEMPAEQIMLRMLSAKTSIPLQNITTAKMDDDEWSRMSDACDDMANKKLFVYDSGYVNIHQIRTQMRKLKSSHPEISLCVIDYIGLMMATSNYADRHLQIAEISRGLKLLARELDMPIIALSQLNRSLEARANKRPMLSDLRESGAIEQDADMILFVYRDEVYLEQEEKEREKRAKAEGKEYVRKFIPNKIEEDAEIIIGKNRNGPVGTVEVIFQKEFTRFVDKSFAPQVTEFTG; encoded by the coding sequence ATGCACAACCTTTATGACCTTGATATGGAGCGTGCGATACTAAGCTCGATTATCTATAGTAGTGAAAATTTGGCTGAAATTTTTGACATTATTTCGGCGGGGGATTTTTACCTTAAGGGGCACTGCGACGTTTATACCGCGATGGTTGAGTGCATGAATGCCGATTTGCCTATCGAAACTAGCTTTTTAAAGACTAAGCTCGCAAACAAATTTGACGAGGAAATTTTAGCCAACATTATCGGCACGAATTCAATCCTTGACATCAAAAAATACGCAACCGAACTTCGTGAAAAGTCGATAAAACGCTCTCTTGTAAAGATAGCTCATCAGATACCAAACAAAGTAAGCGAAGATAAGCCAAGTCGGGATATGGTCGATGAGCTTAGCCAGAGTTTTTATTCGCTTGTTGAAGGCTCTGCCGCAGGCGTGATAAAAGATAGCAAAGAGATTATAGTTGATGTTTTGGCTCATCTTGAGAAGCAAAAATTGCTTGAGGATAAAGATATCGTAGGTATCGACACGGGCTTTAGGCAGTTAAACGAGATGACGAAGGGCTTTAAAAACGGCGATCTTATCATCATTGCCGCACGCCCTGGCATGGGCAAGACGACGATTTGTCTAAATTTGATGAACCACGTGCTTGGGCGAGGAAACGGAGTCGTGTTTTTCTCGCTTGAGATGCCTGCCGAGCAGATCATGCTAAGAATGCTTTCTGCCAAAACCTCAATCCCGCTTCAAAACATCACGACTGCCAAGATGGATGATGACGAGTGGAGCAGGATGAGCGATGCATGCGACGATATGGCAAACAAAAAGCTCTTTGTATACGATAGCGGATATGTAAATATCCATCAAATTCGCACTCAAATGCGCAAGCTAAAATCAAGCCATCCTGAAATTTCACTCTGCGTGATTGATTATATCGGACTTATGATGGCTACTTCAAACTATGCCGATCGCCACTTGCAGATAGCTGAAATTTCACGCGGACTAAAGCTTCTTGCGCGTGAACTTGATATGCCGATAATTGCCTTATCTCAGCTTAATCGTAGCCTAGAAGCACGGGCAAATAAACGTCCTATGCTAAGTGATTTAAGAGAATCGGGAGCGATAGAACAAGATGCGGATATGATACTTTTTGTTTATCGCGATGAGGTTTATCTTGAGCAAGAAGAAAAAGAGCGTGAAAAGCGCGCCAAAGCCGAAGGTAAGGAGTATGTGCGCAAATTTATCCCAAATAAGATCGAAGAGGACGCCGAGATCATCATAGGTAAAAACAGAAACGGACCTGTCGGGACGGTTGAAGTCATCTTTCAAAAGGAATTTACGCGCTTTGTGGATAAGAGTTTCGCGCCTCAAGTTACGGAATTTACGGGCTGA
- a CDS encoding ComEC/Rec2 family competence protein, with protein sequence MQQNQIFENRGEIGLFCLFCIIILSINLSLKFYDFYQFKQDRYLVLNAKVLQSYTKQNDKGKRYRVLKLKTHKFSFYTTSKAEFEPEINARILVRPAQKNVKFIEFLSENFYMPNFGLLELRESKNSQNSLQENLRDKFYEFIAGQHDESKAKELYAALFLATPISKELRDDVNHFGIAHLVAISGYHLGLIFGVMYFCLRPFYRYFQVRHFPYRSEKFDLSAVIFVLLFSYLWLIDFVPSFLRAFLMSLLVFYLFSRNIRIISFEILAVIVALAVSFMPSLAFSVGFYFSCAGVFFIYLYLHHFKDKFSNLIHVLLLNLWVFSAMIIPVLYFFPLISFQQFSVLPLSIIFTVFYPVAALLHVLNLGGAFDEFLVWFLSLRLPSVNLNINFWIFLAYNICALISIKSRNLAIFVVALNLFCFLVLL encoded by the coding sequence GTGCAGCAAAACCAAATTTTTGAAAATAGAGGCGAAATAGGGCTGTTTTGTCTATTTTGCATAATCATACTATCTATAAATTTAAGCCTTAAATTTTATGATTTTTATCAGTTTAAACAAGACAGATATCTTGTACTAAACGCAAAAGTGCTTCAAAGCTATACTAAACAAAACGATAAGGGCAAAAGATACCGAGTTCTTAAGCTAAAGACTCATAAATTTAGCTTCTACACTACATCAAAAGCGGAGTTTGAGCCTGAGATAAATGCTCGAATTTTGGTTCGTCCCGCTCAAAAAAACGTAAAATTCATAGAGTTTTTAAGCGAGAATTTTTATATGCCCAACTTCGGCTTGCTTGAGCTTAGGGAAAGTAAAAACTCACAAAACAGTTTGCAAGAAAATCTAAGGGATAAATTTTATGAATTTATCGCAGGTCAGCATGATGAATCAAAAGCCAAAGAGCTTTATGCGGCACTTTTTCTCGCAACGCCGATTTCAAAAGAGCTTAGAGATGATGTAAATCACTTTGGAATCGCTCATCTTGTGGCGATCTCGGGCTATCATTTGGGTCTGATTTTTGGTGTGATGTATTTTTGCTTGCGTCCTTTTTATAGATATTTTCAAGTTAGGCATTTTCCGTATCGAAGCGAAAAATTTGATTTAAGCGCGGTGATTTTTGTTCTTTTGTTTAGTTATCTGTGGCTTATTGATTTTGTGCCGTCGTTTTTGCGAGCGTTTTTGATGAGCCTGCTCGTCTTTTATCTTTTTAGTCGCAATATACGCATAATAAGCTTTGAAATCCTAGCCGTTATCGTTGCTCTGGCAGTTAGTTTTATGCCAAGCTTAGCTTTTAGCGTGGGGTTTTATTTCTCTTGTGCGGGGGTGTTTTTTATCTATCTTTACTTGCACCATTTTAAGGATAAATTTTCAAATTTAATTCACGTCTTGCTTTTGAATTTGTGGGTGTTTTCTGCGATGATTATTCCTGTGCTTTATTTTTTTCCGCTTATTAGCTTTCAGCAGTTTAGTGTGCTTCCTTTAAGCATAATTTTTACTGTTTTTTATCCTGTTGCCGCCTTACTGCACGTGCTAAATTTGGGCGGAGCATTTGATGAATTTTTAGTTTGGTTTTTGTCTTTGCGTTTGCCAAGCGTAAATTTAAATATTAATTTTTGGATATTTTTAGCATATAACATCTGCGCGTTAATCAGCATTAAAAGCCGAAATTTGGCTATTTTTGTCGTGGCATTAAATTTGTTTTGTTTTTTAGTCTTGCTTTGA
- a CDS encoding YihY family inner membrane protein, whose protein sequence is MRAKINKEELKAYVKIALSIKDKQLFHYASSLSFHTMLSIIPVLLISFSIFTQMPSFKMYYTKIKEFIFSSLLPSNQDVISEYIETFLQNSSSLGMLGLGAIIFTSVMFFVDYEYVINKIMKTEGRSFWHSLSAYWTLITLAPLGLGLSFYLSNLLQDFLNATYYTKWINFLSIFPYLIIWAIFCITYLISVSRPIAVKNALFSSFVASLIWYFGKSLFVFYAVNNKTYLSIYGSFSVVLFFFVWVYVSWIIFLYGVKLCSFLEQKDRAKKTIDK, encoded by the coding sequence GTGAGAGCTAAGATCAATAAAGAAGAACTAAAAGCATATGTCAAAATCGCACTTAGTATCAAAGACAAACAGCTCTTTCACTATGCCTCAAGCCTTAGCTTTCACACTATGCTTTCGATTATCCCGGTGCTTCTCATCTCATTTTCCATTTTTACGCAGATGCCAAGCTTTAAGATGTATTACACCAAGATAAAAGAGTTTATTTTTTCCTCTCTTTTGCCTTCAAATCAAGACGTGATAAGCGAATATATAGAGACATTTTTACAAAACAGCTCAAGTCTGGGCATGCTAGGACTTGGCGCTATTATCTTTACTTCGGTAATGTTTTTCGTAGATTACGAATATGTCATAAACAAAATCATGAAAACCGAAGGCAGAAGCTTTTGGCACTCTTTAAGTGCGTATTGGACGCTTATCACCCTTGCTCCGCTTGGACTTGGACTTAGTTTTTATCTGTCAAATTTGCTTCAGGATTTCTTAAATGCGACATACTACACAAAGTGGATAAACTTCTTAAGTATATTTCCGTATCTTATCATTTGGGCGATATTTTGTATAACGTATCTCATCTCCGTAAGTCGTCCTATAGCGGTTAAAAACGCCTTGTTTAGCTCGTTTGTAGCTTCCTTAATATGGTATTTTGGCAAAAGCCTATTTGTGTTTTACGCAGTAAATAACAAAACCTATCTTAGCATTTACGGCTCTTTTTCGGTTGTACTGTTCTTCTTCGTATGGGTCTATGTTTCGTGGATTATATTTTTATACGGAGTGAAATTATGCAGCTTTTTAGAGCAAAAAGATAGAGCGAAAAAGACCATCGACAAATAA